The genomic DNA TATTGTGATACATTTGCATTGCCTGTGGGATGTGACAAAGGCCGGTATAGGCAGGGTGTCCCAGATTATCAGGCCAAATAAACTTCTAGCGGTGGAAATGCTTCCCTAATTTGTCTTTCAAAGCCTCACTGCTCCTTGAATGAAATCAATACACGTTGACATCAAAGTGATAGTGGATCAACGCTGGATCAACACCTTGGATAGGTGCGAACAGCACCATGTTATCCATGTAATCCTCTGTTAAGTGTATTCGATCCATTCTTATACTAAACTTATGTGCCCCCTCATGAAATCCAATGATCCTGTGGCTTATTAGAGCCTACGTAAAATAATCAAACGTGCCATTCAGAagtctttatttctattttattttaattacacAAAACACAGTATTCATAAATAGACACTCAAGTATTTAAAGGAGACATGAAAAGTGCAAACAGACATTTAACATCTTGATATGGACCATTATTCAACAGACTTTACAGTGATGTAGCCTATGGTAACAGATCCATATACTATTTTTTCTCACTTGGGTTCACGGTATTTCCGTCTAACACCGTGGCCGTCGGCACCTTCCCTCCCGGCGCACACGTGTTTGACTACAACCTGAGAGCAGTCTGCACAGTTCACCGTGCAGCACCAGTGGAATTTGCAGTTGCAGCTGCTCACCACCTCCGTGCGCCTCTCTTCCACCCTCAGCCCGCATTCATGACACAACCTGCGGCAGCTACGCCTCTCCCACTGAGTTAAACCCTCTCCGTGCTGCACGCACTCCCGGCCCTCGGTGCCGTGCAGTCCCGAGCTGCTGTTCTTCCTGCAGTAGTCCGGGGAGTCctccaggtagatgagctctgTCTGGGCGACGCTGCCAAACGCGTCCACGATGGCACCTCGGTTGTCCGCGCTGTTGCCAGCCCGCATGCGCTTTTTGTCGATGTCCAGTTTTTGAGCTTGACCGTGCTTGATCTTCAAGTAGTTGCCGATTTCTCTGAAATCTGACAGCTGTGTCCAGCAGGTTTGGACACTGCAGCTCTCAGACATGCCATGGCATCTACAGATGCGCTTCATTGTTGCCTTTACGGCCTGTTGGAAACCAGGGAAAGTTATTAACTGCCAACAACTTTAAAACTGTGTAATGTCAAATAAATGCTTGTGTTGTGAATAGAACTTACCAGCCGCCCTGCCTCGTTGTTGTGCAGGTTGACAGCAGCCCTGGAGTCCTGACCAGTCTCTTGCGCATCCACGTACTGTTTGGAAATCCTCTCTCCGAAATCCACGTTATCACTACAGCCACCCCACAGCCAGCCACGGCCGCCTGCACACAAAATATCACTTAAATCAGGTCACCAAATTTAACAATCTAAAGAAAGGACATATCAGAACTTGAATAGATTGAATATACGTTTGTTTAGGCACAACATGCCAACGCAAACCATTTAAAATATTCGGTAATATGTGTTTTTGCTTAGAACCTTACCAATTTTTCCGTTTTTGGAGACATCACAGCCGCAGTTGTCGAGGTCTCCCAGACTACAGTTCCTGGTCAGAGTGTACATGACCCCCGCTGCACTCATAGCGTGGATGAAAGAAGTCTCTCTGGTGGCTGGTCATGAGAGAAAAGTGGCGATCACATTTTCTATAAGTGAGTGATCAACCAATATAAAAACAATCTCTAGGAAATACTTTAACCTTTTTATAATTACAAACTATAATGCAACATAAACATGTAACTAATAGGCCCATAATTCATGCATTTCCATTTCTCTATGATGTTCTGTATTATTGTATATGTTCTTTACATATTTTACGCACGCCTTTTTCTCTTCAGTATTTTAGGACCTGCATACGTAACATAATGAAGAAAAGGGAATCGACCATCTCAACCTACCGCGTTTTAGTCCTTTGAGCTGAGTTGCACTGTCGGGACAGTTCCATCTGTCCCAAGCAAACTGGTGTTTGCACTCCTCAATCCCAGCCTGCGCGCCCCTCTGCACGCTTCTTGCATAGGTGAGATAGGCCTGCGGGAGAGGCAATGTCATTTTGTGGCCTGATTTCACATTTAGAAATGGTATCCAGAACTTGTCAGATGAATCTATTCTATTTACCTTGGGTCCCGTCATAAGAAAGTTACCTGCCACCCTGAAAAGAAGATAGAGGATAAAGAATGAGATAAATTTGTCTTAAGTCTACCCATATAGAAAAAAATGCAAACGGTGTAGATAGTCTCTTACCAAGCATGTCCCGGACACATTTTGTATAAAAGAGGCAGGAGCCAGAATAATGAATGCACCATTTTCACCTATACACCTTAATCCCTAGTAGTAGTAGAGATGTAGTTATTTTGGCCCTGTGTGCTGCAACTTTCTCTTTTATTTGAATGAAGAACAAATAGAACTCTTGTTCTTTGTCCCCGAGGTCCGAGAAAGCTGATTGGTTGACGTGTTCAGGAAACGCCCATATGCGCACTTCAAAGGATGGCATTTAGGCAACCGTTTATTTTCTTCCCGAGGCTGTATGACACCAGGGCACCAATATACAAAATGCTGCCgctaaaaaaaatctgtttgagTCATGCATATTgtatacaaatatttatttacattttttaattaaaaatacatatcAAATATTTTTCAGACTTCACAGAAGACAAATCCAACCAATCATCCCCTAAACACCAACATAAACGAGTGAACATGCGTGGAGAGTTGATTAATATACAGAATCAAATTAATACGAGCAAGTGCATTAAAAAGCTTCAGGTGAtagttgaaaatgaaaataacattCTTGTAAACATCATAATGCCTATTGATGTCCataatgttgaaataaatgaaGTGTGAGGATAGTCTCTGCAAAAAATGGCAGTCAGTGGCGGCGCGCATGGTGTCTGCGCTTTGTTTTATTCTGTGGTTTTCTCTCACCTCCTTTACGCGCACAGTAATATTTATTAACAACTTTCGTGCATTTGTCACACTTCACTGTGCAGCACCAGTGGAATTTGCAGTTGCAGCTGCTGACAACCTCAATGCGCTTCTCCACCACTCTGAGGCCGCATCCATAGCACAGCCTGCGGCAGCTCTTTCTCTCCCACTGGGACATGTTCTTGTCACCCTTCAGACACTCCCGCCCCTCGGTGCCCTGCAATCCCAGGCTGTGGTTCTTGACGCAGTAATCCGGGGAATCCTCCAGGTAAACGAGCTCTGTACGAGCGATGCTTCGAAAAGCTTGCGCTATGGCTCCTCGGTTGTCCGCGCTGTTCCCAGCCCTCACCGGGTTCTTGTCCATCTCAAGTTTCTTTGAATGCCCGTGCTTCATTTTCAGGTAGTTGCCCACCTCTCTGAAGTCGGCAAGCTGCATCCAGCAGGTCTGGATACTGCAGCTCCCAGACACTCCGTGACACTTACAGGCTCTCCTCATGGTAGCTTTGATTGcctgcaaagagagagagagtgttagtTTGAAATGTGTATATTAAACCTGCCCGACTTTCTCCTTCTTGGATTTGAACACATGCGTAAATGCCAGTGACAAATCACTTTTACATCCCCTGACCTATTCGTTAGTGTTTGAATTTTTAGAACATGCATTCAAACGTGATAACAAACGTAAGGGACTAATAATAGTAAAATAATAGCTTACCAGTCTGCCTGCCTCGTTGTTATGTAGGTTGACTGATGCGCGCGAGTCATGCCCACCTTCCAGCGCGTCCACAAACTGTTTGGAGATCTTCTCTCCAAACGCCACATTATCACTGCAGCCCCCCCAAATCCACCCTCTACCACCTGGGGATTCAAAAACGCACATTGTTATTCAGTTTTAGTAATAGAAAGTCTCAAGTAATTAAGTTTAGTTGTAAGTAGACCACTATAGCATAGAAAGGTAAGTACCTGTCTGTCCAATTCTGGAGTCATCACAGCCGCAGTTGTCAAAGTCTCCCATACTACAGTTCTTGGTGAGCGTGTACATCACTCCGGCCGCGCTGATGGCATGGACAAAAGCCGTCTCTCTTGTGGCTACAATAAGTGACACATATCACAATGTTTTAGTTTGCAATCGATTTTGGGACCATGAATGCTCAATTCTACACTCAAATACTGTGCGTAAAATGTGTGTAATCCGTGCGTAAAGGCAGTACTAGGAATGCATAGGGTTAAATCGGAGCGCACAATCAGCAGCCCCCTCTCTGCGTTGAAGGATTAACTTTGTGCTTCAGCAAAGTTGAAAGTTGCTGGAATTGAACTCACCACCACTCCACCCCACCGCTGCAAGTCATGCAAATGATACAGATATATGGATACACATGACTTACCACTTCGAAGGCCGTTGTGTGTGGATAATTGGAGCGTGTTTTCTGGGCAGTTCCACCTCTCCCACGCGAACTGGTGTTTACACTCATATATTCCACTCTGTGCGCCCACTTGCACACTACCGGCATAGGTCAGAAAAGCCTTGGAAGAAAAGGGGTAACGTTAGTCATTATTGCATTAAACCAATACGAATATGTATTAATTCATTACAAATTCAcctaaaatatttaaatttataGTATAGCTGTTACACACAATACGTGCAGATAAATGGAAATGTGTTTACCTTAGGTCCAGTCATGAGGAAATTATTCACCGTCCTATAGAAAGAAAACAAGACAACCACGTTAATCCCAGGTCACTATACCAGCAAAAGCACATAACactagtttttttgtttgttttattaattcatCCAAAAGCAAGCGACATACCAAGCTGATGCAAAGTGAGCATGACAGCACATGGAAAGAACCATGGCTGGGAGGAGATGCAAAGGTCCCATAACAGCTGTATTCCAACCCGaggcctgtttgtttgtgttccaGATGTGAGTGCCAAGAGAGAGGAAGGCAACTGGAGTTGTATAGCCAGACTCCACGCGGATGATATTTATATGGTCTTGTCCC from Perca fluviatilis chromosome 10, GENO_Pfluv_1.0, whole genome shotgun sequence includes the following:
- the LOC120567087 gene encoding protein Wnt-8a-like yields the protein MVHSLFWLLPLLYKMCPGHAWVAGNFLMTGPKAYLTYARSVQRGAQAGIEECKHQFAWDRWNCPDSATQLKGLKRATRETSFIHAMSAAGVMYTLTRNCSLGDLDNCGCDVSKNGKIGGRGWLWGGCSDNVDFGERISKQYVDAQETGQDSRAAVNLHNNEAGRLAVKATMKRICRCHGMSESCSVQTCWTQLSDFREIGNYLKIKHGQAQKLDIDKKRMRAGNSADNRGAIVDAFGSVAQTELIYLEDSPDYCRKNSSSGLHGTEGRECVQHGEGLTQWERRSCRRLCHECGLRVEERRTEVVSSCNCKFHWCCTVNCADCSQVVVKHVCAGREGADGHGVRRKYREPK
- the LOC120567100 gene encoding protein Wnt-8a-like, with translation MGPLHLLPAMVLSMCCHAHFASAWTVNNFLMTGPKAFLTYAGSVQVGAQSGIYECKHQFAWERWNCPENTLQLSTHNGLRSATRETAFVHAISAAGVMYTLTKNCSMGDFDNCGCDDSRIGQTGGRGWIWGGCSDNVAFGEKISKQFVDALEGGHDSRASVNLHNNEAGRLAIKATMRRACKCHGVSGSCSIQTCWMQLADFREVGNYLKMKHGHSKKLEMDKNPVRAGNSADNRGAIAQAFRSIARTELVYLEDSPDYCVKNHSLGLQGTEGRECLKGDKNMSQWERKSCRRLCYGCGLRVVEKRIEVVSSCNCKFHWCCTVKCDKCTKVVNKYYCARKGGERKPQNKTKRRHHARRH